Proteins encoded within one genomic window of Hermetia illucens chromosome 2, iHerIll2.2.curated.20191125, whole genome shotgun sequence:
- the LOC119649904 gene encoding LETM1 domain-containing protein 1, with translation MASVLIRGLRMGFHRLDGRLATISIRPYSTDSTKDSKVSKYSPEALKKDVRGYVFTRYVDHVKNYDKGLQKNFPSALRVYRVFVDGVAAFYQDMKRYIKITRIINGSAQGLAALTRGELELYLQMRLDMYKVAPVILFSSLPFVGYAALPLAALYPRALLSSHFWTLQQKAEFQQYYLIQRLSNNRNVLRSLQSKLEEAKCLKYYEVWNHIIVLLGSGQHPSPNEILSIKDLFAESPYQFSSLTQTHIKYLCNIHGIRAGLFAIFGREKLRERADLLHHMDLAIRREGGVHNMHPDALKKACYIRGLNPINMSSDGMIEWLQGWVEVSLDLEEQHNSLLLHLPILLGYNHPNNWQLIYKKH, from the exons ATGGCCTCGGTTCTCATCCGAGGGTTAAGGATGGGATTTCATCGCTTGGATGGCAGGCTGGCGACTATCAGCATTCGACCTTATTCAAC GGATTCAACGAAAGACAGCAAGGTGAGCAAGTATTCCCCTGAAGCGTTGAAGAAGGACGTTCGCGGTTACGTCTTCACCAGATACGTTGACCATGTCAAAAACTACGATAAAGGCCTGCAGAAGAATTTCCCATCGGCCTTAAGAGTGTATCGAGTGTTTGTTGACGGAGTCGCAGCTTTCTACCAGGACATGAAACGATACATCAAAATAACAAGGATAATCAATGGGTCAGCACAGGGGCTAGCAGCTTTGACGAGGGGCGAGTTGGAATTGTATTTACAAATGAGGCTGGACATGTATAAAGTCGCTCCGGTGATTTTGTTTTCCTCCTTGCCGTTCGTCGGATACGCTGCCCTCCCATTAGC AGCTTTGTACCCACGAGCATTACTATCATCACATTTCTGGACCCTTCAGCAGAAGGCCGAATTCCAACAATATTATCTCATTCAGCGTTTGTCGAACAACAGGAACGTCCTGCGAAGCCTTCAATCCAAACTCGAAGAGGCAAAGTGTCTAAAATATTACGAAGTGTGGAATCACATAATTGTTCTTCTGGGGAGCGGACAACACCCTTCACCCAATGAGATCCTTTCGATTAAAGACTTATTCGCTGAATCGCCGTATCAGTTCAGCAGCTTGACGCAGACACACATT AAATATCTTTGTAACATTCATGGAATTCGTGCCGGATTGTTCGCCATATTCGGTCGAGAGAAGCTACGCGAACGCGCCGATCTACTGCATCACATGGACTTGGCCATCAGGCGTGAAGGAGGAGTCCACAACATGCATCCAGACGCCCTGAAGAAAGCGTGTTATATACGTGGATTGAACCCAATAAACATGAGCAGTGATGGCATGATTGAGTGGCTCCAGGGCTGGGTCGAAGTGTCCTTAGACTTAGAAGAGCAACACAACAGCCTTTTACTACATTTACCTATTTTGCTTGGATACAACCATCCAAACAATTGGcaattaatttataaaaagCATTAG